From Desulfovibrio intestinalis, one genomic window encodes:
- a CDS encoding methyl-accepting chemotaxis protein produces the protein MKKPIGEELNNSIRRMQNVVQLANELTSNRYAQNAALIAADETLARAMADNNHSIVFSLSEKAMKMAGSDFMSVTDAKGKVIARGHAESKFGDSIAKQETVAKAMQGVPAQAVVTGPLNPFTLRASQPVFFEGRLVGTISIGVSLTTPVYLDWLSKLAGADVSIFKGDTRVMTTIMTDGKRAAGTVLDSPQVLDAVLEKGELVFIQNSILGVSFQSAYWPVKAADGKIVGMWFVGSPIDELKRLENQGIRMAAGTAAALLAVQLCISVVVGLRVSAPVRKITRYALDVADGKKDATLTVHSADDMGMLADALRSMEKNLRSLVQEAGEKAKEAEILGKEAQQAMSDAEEARLKAEQARHDGIASAAARIEDVAEKLNSSATDIAEQVENTDAALSQAVKRLAETAAAMEEMSFTVLAVAKNAGEAADISDAARERADTGAHVVSQAVASIQEVQQQSLSLKSGMAELDEHAKAISRIMAVISDIADQTNLLALNAAIEAARAGDAGRGFAVVADEVRKLAEKTMASTTDVGNAITAIQKSAVQSMQQVDQSAANISIATDFSNKSGQSLQEIVSMVDKTANEVRAIATASEQQSAVTTEISKSINDVNYIAGNTSESMKVALRELDELRLQTDRLVKLVETMKD, from the coding sequence ATGAAGAAACCTATTGGCGAAGAGTTGAACAATAGCATCCGGCGGATGCAAAACGTGGTACAGTTGGCCAATGAACTAACTAGCAACCGCTATGCGCAAAATGCCGCCCTCATTGCTGCAGATGAAACACTCGCTCGGGCTATGGCCGATAATAATCACTCCATAGTATTCAGCCTTTCTGAAAAGGCTATGAAGATGGCCGGGTCGGACTTCATGTCTGTTACTGACGCCAAAGGAAAAGTCATTGCGCGCGGGCATGCCGAAAGCAAGTTTGGCGATAGCATTGCCAAGCAGGAGACTGTGGCCAAAGCCATGCAGGGCGTACCTGCTCAGGCTGTCGTCACGGGGCCTCTCAATCCGTTTACCTTGCGTGCCTCACAGCCCGTGTTTTTTGAAGGTCGCCTGGTTGGCACAATTTCCATCGGTGTGTCCCTTACTACTCCGGTCTATCTGGATTGGCTGAGCAAACTTGCTGGAGCCGATGTGAGCATTTTTAAAGGCGATACACGAGTCATGACTACTATTATGACTGATGGCAAACGTGCGGCAGGCACTGTGCTGGATTCGCCACAAGTTCTCGATGCCGTGCTGGAAAAGGGTGAACTGGTATTCATACAAAATTCCATTCTTGGCGTTTCTTTTCAGTCTGCGTATTGGCCAGTAAAAGCTGCAGACGGTAAAATTGTGGGTATGTGGTTTGTAGGCTCGCCTATAGATGAATTGAAGCGGCTCGAGAACCAGGGCATTCGCATGGCTGCGGGCACGGCAGCTGCCTTGCTAGCCGTGCAGCTTTGTATTTCTGTTGTGGTAGGATTGCGCGTGAGTGCCCCAGTTCGCAAAATTACCCGGTATGCACTGGATGTTGCCGATGGTAAAAAAGATGCGACGCTTACGGTGCACAGCGCGGATGATATGGGTATGTTGGCTGACGCCCTGCGTTCTATGGAAAAGAACTTGCGGTCTCTGGTTCAGGAAGCAGGCGAAAAGGCAAAAGAAGCCGAAATACTTGGTAAAGAAGCGCAACAGGCCATGTCAGACGCGGAAGAGGCCCGATTAAAGGCGGAGCAGGCGCGGCATGACGGCATAGCCAGTGCTGCCGCGCGTATTGAAGATGTTGCTGAAAAACTCAATAGCTCTGCCACGGATATTGCCGAGCAGGTGGAAAATACCGATGCTGCTCTAAGCCAGGCGGTGAAGCGCCTTGCTGAAACGGCTGCTGCTATGGAAGAAATGAGTTTCACAGTACTGGCTGTAGCAAAGAATGCGGGCGAGGCTGCTGATATTTCAGATGCTGCGCGTGAGAGGGCCGATACCGGGGCCCATGTTGTTTCACAGGCTGTGGCCAGCATACAGGAAGTGCAACAACAGTCGTTGAGTCTGAAAAGCGGTATGGCAGAGCTTGATGAGCATGCCAAGGCAATTAGCCGTATTATGGCGGTTATTTCGGACATTGCGGACCAGACAAACCTGTTGGCTCTTAACGCCGCCATTGAAGCCGCCCGCGCCGGAGATGCTGGCCGGGGATTTGCTGTGGTGGCTGATGAGGTTCGCAAACTTGCTGAAAAAACGATGGCTTCAACTACAGATGTTGGCAATGCCATTACAGCCATTCAAAAAAGCGCAGTTCAAAGTATGCAACAGGTGGATCAATCTGCGGCCAATATTTCCATCGCAACGGATTTTTCCAATAAATCTGGCCAGTCTCTTCAGGAAATTGTCAGTATGGTGGACAAGACCGCGAACGAAGTGCGCGCCATCGCTACCGCCAGTGAGCAGCAATCAGCAGTCACCACTGAAATCAGCAAATCCATCAATGACGTTAACTACATTGCCGGTAATACTTCGGAATCAATGAAGGTGGCACTGCGTGAACTTGATGAATTACGGCTTCAGACAGATCGCCTCGTGAAATTGGTGGAAACCATGAAAGATTGA
- a CDS encoding site-specific integrase, which produces MHNPTLSHCQFPLQPPTFLYLKGRIFYYRYKLPKRFASGCSTKEIRISLRTAYQSQAVRMASHLHSLTTEFLERWTMGDHDDFTENMKRIAELRKFLQNELDKILDAPGKRDLPPSHIRKRLNGYLKYQLDQEAVSPEPPDIIEIEDEKGHVERVDLAQVSEEIAANLLYNLNTGENFDNDIQRCVFELVKSGVFEASEVSRDNVDGLTRSFLAMQISLEKIRAARLKGDFSYEQPYHQAEYTPYPQIEMPTEEATPYLSELIEKYCIIKINDGAWVQRSLADHKNRVTSLLRIIGDKPIHSITRKDMRNFRDTLQKLPPRWREQLDKSGLSVEDFIEKHKNKTSLSIKSINVIVEAVSGMFTWAMRENLIDRNPAQGLGIKDTQQDIEKRLPLSDDDIKLIFFNGDYKPDAFKNPAFYWAPLIALYTGMRLEEICQLHCEDIYDENGIFLIDIREDSADGLCDKILKTKNAKRKIPLHDDMIKFGLISYRDDVIKNNQIRLFPSLNKTEKSPKYGKQVGKAFGLLLKEKRIADGKSFHSLRHSFSNFFKIRNMHTDMFRQVFGHEIQNLAGRQYGDKFSIKQIYEELISKISFK; this is translated from the coding sequence ATGCACAATCCTACTCTCAGTCATTGCCAATTCCCTCTTCAGCCTCCAACCTTCCTTTACCTAAAGGGAAGGATTTTCTACTATCGCTATAAGCTGCCTAAGCGATTCGCTTCTGGATGCTCAACGAAAGAAATCCGAATCAGCCTGCGAACTGCCTATCAATCTCAGGCAGTGCGTATGGCTTCTCATCTGCATTCCTTGACTACAGAATTTTTGGAGCGTTGGACGATGGGCGATCATGATGATTTTACAGAAAACATGAAGAGAATTGCTGAACTTCGCAAATTTCTTCAGAATGAATTGGACAAAATCCTTGATGCGCCAGGCAAACGAGATTTGCCCCCTTCCCATATTCGTAAACGGCTGAACGGATATTTGAAGTATCAGCTTGACCAAGAAGCAGTATCGCCTGAGCCTCCTGATATCATTGAAATTGAAGATGAGAAGGGCCACGTCGAACGGGTTGATTTGGCACAAGTAAGTGAAGAGATTGCTGCAAATTTACTTTACAATCTCAATACAGGGGAAAATTTTGATAACGATATTCAGCGGTGTGTATTTGAGCTCGTTAAAAGCGGTGTATTCGAAGCTTCAGAAGTCTCTCGTGATAATGTAGATGGACTTACCAGAAGTTTTTTGGCTATGCAGATCAGCCTCGAAAAAATCAGGGCAGCGAGGCTTAAGGGAGATTTTTCATACGAGCAACCCTACCACCAAGCTGAATATACACCATATCCACAAATTGAAATGCCAACTGAAGAAGCAACTCCCTATCTTAGTGAACTGATAGAGAAATACTGTATTATAAAAATTAACGATGGCGCATGGGTCCAGCGCTCTCTTGCCGACCACAAGAACAGAGTTACAAGCCTATTACGAATTATCGGTGACAAACCAATACATTCAATCACTAGAAAAGATATGCGTAACTTCAGAGATACGCTTCAAAAACTTCCTCCGCGCTGGCGCGAGCAGTTAGATAAATCTGGACTTTCTGTGGAAGATTTTATTGAAAAACACAAAAATAAAACATCATTAAGTATTAAGAGTATCAATGTAATTGTGGAAGCAGTTTCCGGAATGTTTACTTGGGCTATGCGTGAGAATTTAATTGACCGCAACCCAGCTCAAGGCCTTGGCATTAAAGACACACAACAGGACATAGAGAAGAGGCTTCCCCTCTCCGATGATGATATAAAGCTGATATTTTTTAATGGTGATTATAAGCCAGACGCCTTCAAAAATCCCGCTTTTTACTGGGCTCCCTTGATTGCTCTCTATACCGGAATGCGACTTGAAGAAATATGTCAACTTCATTGTGAGGATATTTATGACGAAAATGGCATATTTTTAATTGATATCCGTGAAGATAGTGCGGATGGACTATGTGATAAAATATTAAAGACAAAAAATGCAAAACGAAAAATACCGCTGCATGACGATATGATAAAATTTGGACTTATATCATACCGCGATGATGTAATAAAAAATAATCAAATTAGATTATTTCCATCTCTAAATAAAACAGAAAAATCTCCAAAATATGGTAAGCAGGTTGGAAAAGCGTTTGGATTGCTCCTAAAAGAAAAGAGAATTGCTGATGGAAAAAGTTTTCATTCGCTCCGTCACTCCTTCTCAAACTTTTTCAAAATTAGAAATATGCATACAGACATGTTTAGACAGGTATTTGGACATGAGATTCAAAATCTGGCAGGAAGGCAATATGGTGATAAGTTCTCAATAAAACAAATCTATGAGGAACTTATTTCAAAAATTTCCTTCAAGTAA
- a CDS encoding cobaltochelatase CobT-related protein: MIRSKDILNCLPLLASVLGDQYGVQIRIGGNEACTNGKIIQLPSLPMDCEPELLAMARGFVDHEAAHIRHTDFGVLQAANLDPVTFNLFNCLEDWRIEKKLSGIFPGSRYNLNWLIRRFFVEQAQPRAGDDSLALAVLDYVLLTVRAWDVEEVNISRMAAAEVLRQHFPGLKEVLDAILAKVYIHCPDTAAAVAYARQLAQSIREWEPQQQQRKTRGNGAGNTDFAPQSDQDILSGCASQTQMPTSPSKAKTQLTALLHAEAQNLPQNLGELLSTALVLCQAESAFESVTVAVEGFRPSGVLPEPQKLQALQASIALRTRLQGLLQARTQKRCSIGRRGALHPGSLHRLQTGNPRIFRREAEQTGLNTAVHILLDVSGSMSGAPIVLARQACFAVAKALENIRGVNPAVTAFPAMASTSSVFPIMRHGQKVPDSFDINASGGTPLAAALWWVMQTMLFLREQRKIILIITDGVPDSTHAATHALSTAQKLGFEVYGLGIRDEHIAHLLPQTSRVINDLTDLAPVMFDLLQDALLKGWAS; this comes from the coding sequence ATGATTCGTTCAAAAGACATTCTCAACTGCCTGCCCCTGCTGGCGTCCGTGCTGGGCGACCAGTACGGGGTGCAGATACGTATCGGTGGCAATGAAGCCTGCACCAACGGCAAGATCATTCAACTGCCCTCATTGCCGATGGATTGTGAACCGGAACTACTGGCAATGGCTCGCGGATTTGTCGATCACGAGGCGGCCCATATACGGCATACGGATTTTGGCGTGCTACAAGCCGCCAACCTTGATCCTGTGACCTTCAACCTCTTTAACTGCCTGGAGGATTGGCGCATCGAGAAAAAGCTGTCTGGCATTTTTCCTGGCAGCCGATACAACCTGAACTGGTTGATACGGCGATTCTTTGTGGAGCAGGCACAGCCAAGGGCCGGGGATGATTCCCTGGCCCTTGCTGTTTTGGACTATGTGCTGTTGACCGTGCGGGCCTGGGATGTGGAAGAAGTGAACATTTCACGCATGGCAGCAGCAGAGGTGCTACGTCAGCACTTCCCCGGCCTGAAGGAAGTGCTGGATGCCATTCTGGCCAAGGTTTACATCCACTGCCCGGACACGGCTGCAGCCGTTGCCTATGCCCGTCAGTTGGCCCAAAGCATTCGGGAGTGGGAACCGCAACAGCAACAAAGGAAAACCAGAGGAAACGGAGCTGGCAACACTGATTTTGCCCCTCAATCAGATCAGGATATTTTGTCTGGTTGTGCATCTCAAACGCAGATGCCTACATCCCCCAGCAAGGCCAAAACTCAGCTTACAGCCCTGTTACACGCCGAAGCCCAAAACCTGCCTCAAAACCTGGGTGAGCTTCTTTCAACGGCACTTGTTCTTTGTCAGGCAGAATCAGCCTTTGAGAGCGTTACGGTGGCGGTGGAAGGATTTCGACCTTCGGGCGTATTGCCTGAGCCGCAAAAGCTGCAAGCCCTTCAGGCCAGCATTGCCTTGCGAACTCGCCTCCAAGGGCTTTTACAGGCACGGACACAAAAACGATGCAGCATAGGTCGGCGCGGGGCCTTACACCCCGGTTCGCTCCATCGGCTGCAGACGGGCAATCCGCGCATCTTCCGCAGGGAGGCAGAACAAACCGGCCTCAACACTGCTGTGCATATCCTGTTGGACGTCAGCGGCAGTATGAGCGGCGCTCCCATCGTTCTGGCAAGGCAGGCGTGCTTTGCTGTGGCAAAAGCGCTGGAAAATATCCGGGGCGTAAACCCTGCAGTCACGGCTTTTCCTGCGATGGCTTCCACAAGTTCTGTATTCCCCATTATGCGGCATGGTCAAAAGGTACCGGACAGCTTTGACATCAATGCTTCAGGCGGAACCCCTCTGGCTGCGGCTTTGTGGTGGGTTATGCAGACGATGCTGTTCCTCAGGGAGCAACGAAAAATAATTCTCATCATCACTGACGGGGTACCCGATAGCACACACGCAGCAACCCATGCTTTGAGTACAGCGCAAAAGCTTGGTTTTGAGGTGTATGGCCTTGGCATCCGAGATGAACACATCGCTCATTTGCTGCCACAGACCAGCAGGGTTATCAACGATCTGACCGACCTAGCACCAGTAATGTTTGATCTGCTTCAGGACGCTCTGCTGAAAGGGTGGGCATCATGA
- a CDS encoding RNA methyltransferase, translating into MALLLDGLDVVLVKTRFPENIGMAARACVNMGCSSLHLVDPERWDREKARPLATPKGQDLLDSVNVCADLSQAVAPTALVVGTTARVGGWRQSLLSPGQAAEAIAEVLARGERVSLVFGPEDRGLNNEEITHCHKLVTIPTDPAASSLNLAQAVLLLLYECANAVRNCQRKEKGASGENRSGGKLATAAEQERLMESLKDMLLRLDYLHGDNPEYFLMPWRRLFTRAELRRHEYDALMGLCRQVRHKLG; encoded by the coding sequence ATGGCTTTATTGCTTGATGGCCTTGATGTTGTTCTGGTCAAAACACGTTTTCCTGAAAATATAGGCATGGCGGCCAGGGCTTGCGTCAATATGGGATGTTCATCCCTGCACCTCGTAGACCCCGAGCGGTGGGACAGGGAAAAAGCCCGGCCCCTCGCTACGCCCAAGGGACAAGATTTACTGGATAGCGTGAATGTCTGTGCCGATTTGTCGCAAGCTGTCGCGCCTACAGCCCTTGTTGTAGGAACCACTGCACGCGTAGGCGGGTGGCGGCAATCATTGCTGTCTCCTGGTCAGGCTGCTGAAGCAATTGCTGAAGTGTTGGCCCGTGGTGAAAGAGTCTCGCTGGTTTTTGGGCCGGAAGACAGGGGCTTGAACAATGAAGAAATCACGCATTGTCACAAGCTTGTAACCATCCCCACGGATCCGGCGGCAAGCTCGCTTAACTTGGCTCAGGCCGTGCTGTTGCTTTTATACGAATGCGCTAATGCCGTGCGCAACTGCCAGAGAAAAGAAAAGGGGGCTTCGGGCGAAAACCGGAGTGGTGGCAAATTAGCCACAGCTGCAGAGCAAGAGCGCCTGATGGAGTCGCTGAAAGATATGTTGCTGCGGCTCGATTACTTACATGGCGATAACCCAGAGTATTTTCTTATGCCTTGGCGTCGTCTCTTTACCCGGGCTGAATTGAGAAGGCACGAGTACGACGCGCTGATGGGACTTTGCAGGCAGGTGCGCCACAAACTTGGCTGA
- a CDS encoding phenylacetate--CoA ligase family protein, which yields MEVFDPAELWSRERIEETQLVRLKNTVGQARKCDFYRQRLDEAGIGPDSLRSLDDLRRIPFTTKEDLRTQYPTGMLSVPQTEIVRMHCSSGTTGSPVAICHTQNDINSWADLMARCMHMVGVRREDVFQNMSGYGLFTGGLGIHFGAERLGCLTIPAGAGNSRRQIKLAKDFRTTVAHILPSYALILGEHLRNMGEDPREFPLRVALVGAEPYTEEFRRRIEGLFDMKAYNSYGLSEMNGPGVAFECLEQSGMHLWEDAYIPEIIDPETCQPVPDGEVGELVMTCLCRQGMPILRYRTRDLTRFIPGECGCGRLHRRMDRILGRSDDMFIIKGVNVYPMQVEQVIMTFPEVGQSYLILLENDGIGDVMRVQVEVRDEFFVEDMRALQNLQKSIAQRLRDEILITPKVELVQSNSLPRTEGKAVRLQDLRAKK from the coding sequence ATGGAAGTTTTTGATCCCGCGGAATTGTGGAGCCGGGAACGCATTGAGGAAACACAGCTTGTCCGGTTGAAAAATACGGTAGGGCAGGCGCGCAAATGCGATTTTTATCGCCAGCGGCTTGACGAGGCCGGGATCGGCCCCGATTCTTTGCGCAGCCTGGACGATTTGCGCCGCATTCCCTTCACTACCAAGGAAGATCTGCGTACCCAGTATCCAACGGGTATGCTGAGCGTGCCTCAAACGGAAATTGTGCGCATGCACTGTTCCAGTGGAACCACAGGGTCGCCTGTGGCCATCTGCCATACACAGAACGACATCAATTCGTGGGCTGACCTTATGGCCCGCTGCATGCACATGGTTGGCGTGCGCCGCGAAGACGTTTTTCAGAATATGTCGGGCTACGGCCTCTTCACCGGGGGGCTTGGTATCCACTTTGGCGCTGAGCGTCTTGGGTGTCTGACCATTCCCGCAGGTGCGGGCAATTCGCGTCGGCAGATCAAGCTGGCCAAAGACTTTCGCACGACAGTCGCTCATATTTTGCCGTCCTACGCGCTTATTCTGGGTGAACATCTGCGCAATATGGGCGAAGACCCGCGCGAGTTTCCATTGCGTGTTGCCCTTGTTGGCGCAGAGCCCTACACAGAAGAATTCCGCCGCCGCATAGAAGGCCTTTTTGATATGAAAGCCTACAATTCCTACGGCTTGTCTGAAATGAACGGCCCGGGTGTGGCTTTTGAATGCCTTGAACAGAGCGGCATGCACTTGTGGGAAGACGCCTATATTCCAGAAATTATTGATCCTGAAACCTGCCAGCCGGTTCCTGACGGTGAAGTGGGCGAACTGGTCATGACGTGTCTTTGCCGTCAGGGAATGCCCATTTTGCGTTACCGCACCCGCGATCTCACCCGCTTTATTCCCGGTGAATGCGGTTGTGGACGCCTGCACCGTCGTATGGACCGTATTCTTGGCCGCTCGGATGACATGTTCATCATCAAGGGCGTCAACGTTTATCCAATGCAGGTAGAGCAGGTCATCATGACCTTCCCCGAAGTGGGGCAAAGCTATCTTATTCTGCTGGAAAATGATGGCATTGGCGATGTCATGCGTGTGCAAGTTGAAGTGCGGGATGAATTCTTTGTTGAAGACATGCGCGCATTGCAAAATCTGCAAAAAAGCATTGCCCAGCGGCTACGCGATGAAATCCTTATTACGCCAAAGGTTGAGCTTGTTCAGAGCAACAGCCTGCCGCGTACCGAAGGCAAGGCTGTGCGACTGCAAGATCTGCGCGCTAAAAAATAG
- a CDS encoding DUF1786 domain-containing protein, whose protein sequence is MDEFVYKFLKHTGPILCLDIGSGTQDALLARPGLECENWPRFVLPAPARMVAQRIRELTLLRRDIWLYGNNMGGGFTQAIKEHLAAGFKVRSTPAASRGIHDSEDVVRKIGVEFAANCPENSVPIFLSDYAPDFWAGLLRTSGLPQPHLVLAAAQDHGYHVGGNRQARMCMWSHLLASSADPAEWIYSSPPPALTRLLPLHEKTGGPVADTGTSALLGALCDAEVMERSFREGVTFINVGNGHTVAALLYKGLVRGIYEHHTGMRDLEQLLHDLEEFRKHWLPAEEVQSTGGHGTAFGPYCEEAGGYEPTYITGPKRALLQGYGRFLAPHGDMMLAGSLGLLWGWARLHSN, encoded by the coding sequence ATGGACGAATTTGTATATAAATTTTTGAAGCACACCGGGCCTATATTGTGTCTTGATATAGGCAGCGGCACGCAAGATGCTCTTTTGGCGCGCCCTGGGCTTGAGTGTGAAAACTGGCCAAGGTTCGTTCTTCCCGCTCCCGCCCGTATGGTGGCGCAGCGTATACGCGAACTGACGTTACTGCGCCGCGATATCTGGCTTTATGGCAACAATATGGGCGGTGGTTTTACACAGGCAATCAAAGAGCACCTGGCTGCTGGCTTCAAGGTCAGATCCACCCCAGCTGCTTCGCGCGGCATTCACGACAGTGAAGACGTTGTGCGTAAAATTGGCGTGGAGTTCGCCGCCAACTGTCCTGAAAACAGTGTGCCCATCTTTTTGTCGGACTATGCCCCCGATTTCTGGGCTGGCCTGTTACGCACATCCGGTCTGCCGCAGCCTCATCTGGTTTTGGCCGCGGCTCAGGATCACGGCTATCATGTTGGTGGCAACCGTCAGGCAAGAATGTGCATGTGGAGCCATCTTTTGGCTTCTTCTGCCGATCCGGCAGAGTGGATATATTCCTCACCGCCTCCTGCTCTGACCCGCTTGCTTCCGCTGCATGAAAAAACAGGTGGCCCTGTTGCAGATACAGGCACCAGCGCCCTGCTGGGCGCTTTGTGCGACGCTGAAGTTATGGAACGAAGCTTCCGTGAGGGGGTAACCTTCATTAACGTGGGCAATGGGCACACAGTGGCGGCCCTTCTCTATAAAGGGTTGGTGCGCGGTATATATGAGCACCATACGGGCATGCGGGATCTGGAGCAGCTGTTGCACGACCTGGAAGAGTTCCGCAAACACTGGCTGCCTGCCGAAGAAGTGCAGTCCACAGGTGGTCACGGCACGGCTTTTGGCCCTTATTGCGAAGAAGCCGGAGGGTACGAACCCACCTATATCACCGGACCCAAGCGGGCTTTATTGCAAGGATACGGGCGGTTTCTGGCGCCGCACGGCGATATGATGCTTGCAGGCAGTTTGGGATTGCTATGGGGCTGGGCGAGGCTGCACAGCAACTGA
- a CDS encoding DUF456 domain-containing protein — protein MDFLPFPLASLLAGAFITLLCFVLVLNVFGLPANWVMLGLVALWKMAHPASESMNIWFWVMMVGLALVGEALELGMQIIKAKRYGSSSSGTFAGMIGAIAGAILLAPLFFGLGALIGAVAGAWIGCFIMEMLKGRPLRESLDAAFGAMVGRFLGTVCKCGIGGAMLALAASRIWPKAPVEMLPAAPEGPLQLVMALVGGLC, from the coding sequence ATGGATTTTTTGCCTTTTCCCTTGGCAAGCCTGCTGGCGGGCGCATTCATCACATTGCTGTGCTTTGTGCTTGTGCTCAATGTTTTTGGTCTGCCCGCCAACTGGGTAATGCTGGGGCTGGTGGCCTTATGGAAAATGGCGCATCCTGCTTCAGAATCCATGAATATCTGGTTTTGGGTTATGATGGTGGGCTTGGCTCTTGTTGGTGAAGCTCTTGAGCTTGGCATGCAGATCATCAAGGCCAAGCGCTACGGGTCCAGTTCATCAGGAACTTTTGCAGGTATGATTGGGGCTATTGCTGGGGCCATTTTACTGGCGCCGCTCTTCTTTGGCCTGGGGGCTCTTATAGGCGCAGTTGCTGGCGCATGGATAGGCTGCTTTATTATGGAAATGCTCAAAGGCCGCCCACTTCGTGAGTCGCTTGACGCTGCTTTCGGGGCGATGGTTGGCCGTTTTTTGGGCACTGTGTGCAAATGCGGAATTGGAGGAGCCATGCTGGCTCTGGCTGCCAGCCGTATCTGGCCGAAAGCTCCTGTTGAGATGCTGCCAGCAGCACCCGAAGGACCGCTTCAGCTGGTCATGGCCCTGGTGGGAGGTTTGTGCTGA